One Gammaproteobacteria bacterium genomic window carries:
- the pyrC gene encoding dihydroorotase: MQLTIIRPDDWHLHVRDGDALGSVVPHTAKRFARAIIMPNLKPPITTVAMAREYRARILAALPEGAAFEPLMSLYLTGNTSADDIARAAASGIVHGVKFYPAGATTHSEVGVRNIKHVYPALEAMQDHGLVLQVHGEVVDPDIDIFDREQIFIERVLAPLHARYPDLKIVLEHITTADAAQFVASAGATVGGTITPQHLLYNRNALFAGGLQPHQYCLPVLKRETHRRAIVAAATGGNPKFFLGTDSAPHPKGAKESANGCAGIYSAHAAIELYAEAFEAADALDKLENFASCFGAAFYALPVNTSAITLEKRAWQVPDIYPFGRKTLVPLRAGETVRWRLAES; this comes from the coding sequence ATGCAACTGACCATCATCCGGCCCGACGACTGGCACCTGCACGTGCGCGACGGCGATGCGCTGGGCTCGGTTGTGCCGCACACGGCGAAGCGTTTCGCGCGCGCCATCATCATGCCCAACCTCAAGCCGCCGATCACGACGGTCGCAATGGCGCGGGAATACCGGGCGAGAATCCTGGCCGCGCTGCCGGAGGGCGCGGCATTCGAGCCGCTGATGAGCTTGTATCTGACCGGCAACACTAGCGCGGACGACATCGCCCGCGCGGCCGCGAGCGGCATCGTCCACGGCGTGAAGTTCTACCCGGCCGGCGCCACCACGCACTCGGAGGTCGGCGTGCGAAACATCAAGCACGTTTATCCGGCGCTTGAAGCGATGCAGGATCATGGTCTGGTGCTGCAGGTGCACGGCGAGGTTGTCGATCCGGATATCGACATTTTCGACCGCGAGCAGATCTTCATCGAGCGCGTACTGGCCCCGCTGCATGCGCGTTACCCGGACCTGAAAATCGTGCTCGAACACATCACCACTGCCGACGCCGCGCAGTTCGTGGCCTCGGCCGGCGCGACCGTGGGCGGCACCATCACCCCGCAACATTTACTCTACAACCGCAACGCGCTGTTCGCTGGTGGCTTGCAACCGCATCAATATTGTTTGCCCGTGCTAAAACGCGAAACCCATCGCCGCGCGATCGTCGCGGCCGCGACCGGCGGCAATCCGAAATTTTTTCTCGGCACCGACAGCGCGCCGCATCCCAAAGGCGCCAAGGAATCCGCAAACGGTTGCGCGGGCATTTACAGCGCGCACGCCGCCATAGAACTTTACGCCGAAGCTTTCGAGGCGGCAGACGCGCTGGATAAACTGGAAAACTTCGCGAGCTGCTTCGGCGCTGCGTTTTACGCATTGCCGGTTAATACAAGCGCCATCACGCTGGAGAAGCGCGCCTGGCAGGTGCCGGATATTTACCCCTTTGGTCGTAAGACGCTGGTGCCGTTACGCGCCGGCGAAACCGTGCGATGGCGGCTGGCGGAATCATAA